The Streptomyces sp. NL15-2K genome contains a region encoding:
- a CDS encoding NAD(P)H-dependent oxidoreductase, giving the protein MSQGRVRLAVLTGSPADSRTGPAVVRWFRSEAEEFGQFDIDVLELAVDPLPVVITQPPGAEAARRLAAVSARLAAADAFVVVTAEYNHAYPAVLKAAIDWHTTEWYAKPVGFVSYGGRSGGLRAVEQLRLVFSELHAVTIRDGVSFPDVWKQFDEHGEPCDPLGSNQAAKVMLEQLLWWAQSLDEARERRPYVA; this is encoded by the coding sequence ATGTCACAAGGACGCGTCCGCCTCGCCGTGCTCACCGGCAGTCCCGCCGACAGCCGCACCGGCCCCGCCGTCGTACGGTGGTTCCGCTCAGAAGCCGAAGAATTCGGCCAGTTCGACATCGACGTCCTGGAACTCGCCGTCGATCCGCTCCCCGTGGTCATCACCCAGCCGCCGGGCGCCGAGGCAGCCCGCAGGCTCGCGGCGGTGAGTGCTCGGCTGGCGGCGGCGGACGCCTTCGTCGTAGTGACGGCGGAGTACAACCACGCCTATCCGGCGGTTCTGAAGGCCGCCATCGACTGGCACACCACCGAGTGGTACGCCAAGCCGGTCGGATTCGTCTCCTACGGGGGCCGGTCCGGCGGGCTCCGGGCCGTGGAGCAACTGAGGCTGGTCTTCTCCGAGCTGCACGCCGTCACGATCCGGGACGGCGTCAGCTTCCCCGATGTCTGGAAGCAGTTCGACGAGCACGGCGAACCGTGCGACCCCCTCGGCAGTAACCAGGCGGCGAAGGTCATGCTCGAACAGCTCCTGTGGTGGGCCCAGTCCCTCGACGAAGCCAGGGAACGGCGCCCCTACGTCGCATAG
- a CDS encoding phosphopantetheine-binding protein, producing MSGSVFTLDDLRRVLLESAGADEDVDLDDDILDKEFADLGYESLALLETGGRIERGWNITLDDSVLADSTTPRSLIEAVNAHLTAHVA from the coding sequence ATGAGCGGCTCCGTCTTCACCCTGGACGACCTGCGGCGCGTACTCCTCGAAAGCGCGGGCGCCGACGAGGACGTCGATCTCGACGACGACATCCTCGACAAGGAGTTCGCGGACCTCGGCTACGAGTCCCTCGCGCTGCTCGAGACCGGCGGCCGGATCGAACGCGGGTGGAACATCACCCTGGACGACTCGGTGCTGGCCGACTCCACCACGCCCCGCTCCCTCATCGAGGCCGTCAACGCGCACCTGACGGCGCACGTCGCCTGA
- a CDS encoding alpha/beta hydrolase encodes MSLPRPTVTAPISGGDDAQVHEITLDGGGVTLSGLLAQPVSSPRALLVALHGGGMRAGYFHGRADPATSLLSLAASCGYVALALDRPGYGRSASELPEGMSLAEQADCLRAAVTAYRLSRPCGAGVLLVGHSLGGKVALHTAAHWTDGGLLGVDVSGVSDRWAVAPRELAARGERYPHRMHWGPLALYPPGTFRLAGSLVTAIPEREAGEIPDWPDVYPGVARAVRVPVRFTFAEHERWWRSDPRTVRAMTARLGSPVTRSEHLTGAGHNISLGRAARTYHLRVLAFLEECLALAETGAP; translated from the coding sequence ATGTCCCTGCCCCGTCCCACCGTCACCGCGCCGATATCGGGCGGGGACGACGCCCAGGTCCACGAGATCACGCTGGACGGCGGCGGCGTCACCCTCTCCGGACTGCTTGCGCAACCCGTGTCCTCGCCTCGCGCCCTGCTGGTCGCCCTGCACGGAGGAGGTATGCGGGCCGGGTACTTCCACGGTCGGGCCGACCCGGCCACCTCGCTGCTCTCCCTCGCGGCGTCCTGCGGATACGTCGCCCTCGCCCTCGACCGCCCCGGCTATGGCCGCTCGGCCTCGGAACTGCCCGAGGGCATGAGCCTGGCGGAGCAGGCGGACTGTCTGCGCGCGGCTGTGACGGCGTACCGGCTGAGCCGTCCCTGCGGTGCGGGTGTCCTCCTCGTCGGGCACTCCCTGGGCGGAAAGGTCGCACTCCACACAGCGGCACACTGGACCGACGGCGGGCTGCTGGGCGTGGACGTCTCCGGCGTCAGCGACCGGTGGGCCGTCGCCCCACGGGAACTGGCTGCCCGCGGTGAACGCTATCCGCACCGGATGCACTGGGGTCCGTTGGCGCTCTACCCGCCTGGCACCTTCCGGCTGGCCGGTTCGCTGGTCACCGCCATCCCGGAGCGGGAGGCCGGCGAGATACCCGACTGGCCGGACGTGTATCCCGGTGTGGCGCGGGCTGTCCGGGTACCGGTGCGCTTCACCTTCGCCGAGCACGAGCGGTGGTGGCGCAGCGACCCGCGGACTGTGAGGGCAATGACGGCCCGGCTGGGCTCGCCTGTGACCCGCAGTGAACACCTCACGGGCGCGGGACACAACATCAGCCTGGGCCGGGCGGCCCGCACCTACCATCTGCGGGTCCTCGCCTTCCTCGAGGAGTGCCTGGCGCTCGCGGAGACGGGCGCGCCGTGA
- a CDS encoding MFS transporter produces the protein MTASLRVRNFRLFALGQLASVTGTWMMFTAQDWLVLRMTGNSAAALGVVTAAQFTPVLLLTLVGGGLADRLDKRRLLMAANTASGLLALALALAVLSGRAQLWHIIACAVGIGLVNAVEIPARMSFISELVDADLVPNASALSAAYFNSARVLGPATAGLLISTVDVAGVMLLNAASYLATVAGLRSMRPAELHRADGRPVRAGVVEGLRYVAGRSDLLLPLALTAVVNLVGFNFQVTLPLLARTVFRTGASAFGLLTAAMAAGALLAALATTLRRGRPRERTVLVAAVAFAVLVTLSGLAPTFTTALLCLGLTGCAMVAFAQSANHRVQLGSDPAYRGRVMALYTLISQGTTPFGALLTGWLADRTGARGALCVSGVVCLAAALAALVLSSAGRGQKTPTAPTRVASGQR, from the coding sequence ATGACCGCCTCGCTGCGGGTACGCAACTTCCGGCTCTTCGCGCTGGGCCAGCTCGCCTCGGTCACCGGAACCTGGATGATGTTCACCGCCCAGGACTGGCTCGTGCTGCGGATGACCGGCAACTCAGCCGCGGCGCTCGGCGTGGTCACGGCCGCCCAGTTCACGCCGGTGCTCCTCCTGACGCTGGTGGGCGGGGGACTGGCCGACCGTCTGGACAAGAGACGGCTGCTGATGGCGGCGAACACCGCGTCCGGGCTGCTCGCCCTGGCGCTGGCGCTCGCCGTGCTGTCCGGCCGCGCGCAGTTGTGGCACATCATCGCCTGTGCCGTCGGCATCGGCCTCGTCAACGCGGTCGAGATCCCGGCCCGGATGTCGTTCATCAGCGAACTGGTGGACGCGGACCTGGTGCCGAACGCCTCCGCCCTGAGCGCCGCGTACTTCAACTCCGCCCGCGTGCTCGGGCCCGCGACAGCGGGCCTGCTCATCAGCACCGTGGACGTCGCCGGCGTCATGCTGCTCAACGCGGCGAGCTATCTGGCCACGGTGGCCGGCCTGCGTTCCATGCGCCCCGCCGAGCTGCACCGGGCGGACGGACGGCCGGTACGCGCAGGGGTGGTGGAGGGGCTGCGGTATGTGGCCGGGCGGAGCGACCTGCTGTTGCCGCTCGCCCTGACGGCCGTCGTCAACCTGGTCGGATTCAACTTCCAAGTGACCCTGCCGCTGCTGGCCCGCACGGTCTTCCGCACCGGCGCTTCGGCCTTCGGACTGCTGACCGCCGCCATGGCGGCCGGGGCACTGCTGGCCGCGCTGGCCACCACGCTGCGCCGGGGCCGCCCGAGGGAGCGGACAGTGCTCGTCGCAGCCGTGGCCTTCGCAGTCCTGGTGACCTTGTCCGGGCTGGCACCTACGTTCACCACGGCACTGCTCTGCCTGGGCCTCACCGGCTGCGCCATGGTGGCCTTCGCGCAATCAGCCAACCACCGCGTCCAGCTCGGCTCCGATCCGGCCTACCGGGGCCGGGTCATGGCCCTCTACACACTCATCTCCCAGGGGACGACGCCCTTCGGCGCGCTGCTCACCGGCTGGCTCGCCGACCGGACCGGCGCACGTGGCGCCCTGTGTGTCTCGGGGGTCGTCTGTCTGGCCGCGGCGCTGGCCGCGCTGGTCCTCTCGTCCGCCGGGCGTGGCCAGAAGACGCCGACTGCCCCGACGCGGGTCGCGTCGGGGCAGCGGTGA
- a CDS encoding response regulator transcription factor: MPQPATRPLVPPAPLRSQDSRRSVLPQTDSWRVLVVDADERWSEHLTQILRRNGHDTHVVANGAMALKEHHRCDVVLLDLELPDVDGLEVCRSIRAVCDTPVLAVTSRDSELDRVLGFQAGADDYVIKPYGAPELLARMSAVMRRARPGRPAGSHTQMGPLTIEQDTRSVLLHGRPVPVTLKEFELLLLLASRPGTVVPRRQILQQVWQDTDVQRSRTIDTHVSSLRRKLGSGSWIITVRGVGFKLGSGSHRSS, translated from the coding sequence TTGCCGCAGCCCGCAACCAGACCTCTTGTTCCCCCTGCCCCACTACGAAGTCAAGACAGCCGCCGGAGCGTTCTCCCGCAGACGGACTCCTGGCGCGTCCTCGTCGTAGATGCCGACGAGCGTTGGTCTGAGCATCTCACTCAGATTCTGCGACGCAACGGGCATGACACGCACGTCGTCGCCAACGGGGCCATGGCACTCAAGGAGCACCACCGGTGTGACGTCGTCCTGCTCGACCTGGAATTACCGGACGTGGACGGTCTGGAGGTGTGCCGGTCCATCCGGGCGGTCTGTGACACCCCCGTCCTCGCTGTCACCTCCCGAGACAGCGAGCTGGACCGGGTGCTGGGCTTCCAGGCCGGAGCCGATGACTACGTGATCAAGCCGTACGGGGCGCCAGAGTTGCTGGCCCGTATGTCGGCCGTGATGCGGCGGGCGCGGCCCGGCCGGCCCGCGGGCTCCCACACGCAGATGGGGCCTCTCACCATCGAGCAGGACACCCGCTCGGTCCTTCTGCACGGGCGTCCCGTCCCGGTCACCCTGAAGGAGTTCGAGCTACTGCTGCTCCTCGCCTCCCGGCCCGGAACCGTGGTTCCCAGGCGCCAGATCCTCCAACAGGTGTGGCAGGACACCGATGTCCAGCGCAGCCGCACCATCGACACCCATGTGAGCAGCCTGCGACGCAAACTCGGTTCGGGAAGCTGGATCATCACGGTCCGGGGCGTCGGCTTCAAGCTGGGAAGCGGCTCACACCGTTCCTCATGA
- a CDS encoding hydrolytic protein, with protein sequence MTPSAASSGPGAPGLDIPAVTVAPGSTATTSLTVRNDSDIVEAYNLKVVGDCASWTTVDPPRVSLYPGTSETVTLRLEPPRSPEIRAGEMPLGVRVLPTEHPESVRVLETTVQVEEFHELHTELAPRRRRGWLRGRYRLAVRNQGNTPVQVGFTPGQAGEELGFAFSPAEPKLEPGESTEVGLRVRTGKPAWFGAPVVWPFTVDTAESGDQEENRQDETTVRAPLDAEFVQIPVFPKWLLIVLAALLALLLAWLTLVRPAVRSAAKEAANEAVQPRPTPGGEQGGQSPGTGPGGGSSASPGGPETGGAPGSGDDGTAGGDGTAAGGGQQSSETIDVQTSGGETKTGTYKVPEDSVFEVTDIVVANFQGDEGLLTISFGDRKITTIALETFRNQDYHWVTPIKVTANDTVTAEVTCSKPGTPATGQRAQGCHEVLNVSGVLSRTTR encoded by the coding sequence GTGACGCCTTCTGCAGCTTCTTCCGGTCCCGGTGCGCCCGGCCTCGACATCCCGGCTGTGACGGTGGCCCCTGGCAGCACCGCCACGACCAGTCTGACCGTCCGCAACGACAGCGACATCGTCGAGGCGTACAACCTGAAGGTCGTCGGGGACTGCGCCTCCTGGACGACCGTGGATCCCCCGCGGGTCTCGCTCTATCCCGGCACCTCCGAAACGGTGACGCTCCGTCTTGAGCCACCGCGCTCTCCGGAGATCCGGGCCGGTGAGATGCCCCTCGGAGTGCGAGTCCTGCCGACCGAGCACCCCGAGTCGGTGCGGGTCCTCGAAACCACCGTGCAGGTCGAGGAGTTCCACGAGCTGCACACCGAGCTGGCCCCGCGCCGCCGGCGCGGCTGGCTGCGCGGCCGCTACCGGCTGGCCGTGCGGAATCAGGGCAACACCCCGGTACAGGTGGGTTTCACCCCCGGCCAGGCGGGCGAGGAGCTGGGGTTCGCCTTCAGCCCGGCGGAACCGAAGCTGGAGCCTGGCGAGTCGACGGAGGTCGGGCTGCGGGTCCGCACGGGCAAGCCGGCGTGGTTCGGCGCCCCAGTGGTGTGGCCGTTCACCGTGGACACCGCCGAATCCGGTGACCAGGAGGAGAACCGACAGGACGAGACCACCGTCCGGGCGCCGCTGGACGCGGAGTTCGTCCAGATCCCGGTCTTTCCGAAGTGGCTGCTCATCGTGCTCGCGGCGCTGCTCGCGCTGTTGCTCGCCTGGCTCACGCTGGTCCGTCCGGCGGTGCGCAGCGCCGCCAAGGAAGCAGCCAACGAAGCGGTCCAGCCGCGTCCCACGCCCGGCGGGGAGCAGGGCGGGCAGAGCCCGGGCACCGGTCCCGGCGGCGGTTCGAGCGCCTCCCCCGGCGGCCCGGAGACGGGCGGGGCACCCGGATCGGGCGACGACGGCACCGCGGGTGGCGACGGCACCGCGGCCGGCGGTGGCCAGCAGAGCTCGGAGACCATCGACGTGCAGACGTCCGGCGGGGAGACCAAGACCGGTACCTACAAGGTGCCCGAGGACAGCGTCTTCGAAGTCACGGACATCGTTGTCGCCAACTTCCAGGGCGACGAAGGGCTGCTGACGATCTCGTTCGGCGACCGCAAGATCACCACGATCGCGCTGGAGACCTTCCGCAACCAGGACTATCACTGGGTCACCCCCATCAAGGTCACCGCGAACGACACCGTGACCGCGGAAGTGACCTGTTCGAAGCCGGGCACCCCGGCGACCGGTCAGCGGGCGCAGGGGTGCCACGAGGTCCTGAACGTGAGCGGTGTGCTCAGCCGCACCACGCGATGA
- a CDS encoding LuxR C-terminal-related transcriptional regulator, giving the protein MSSAPLGEPAPAGSTNRASRSGRPDRVTVAVYAADPILRAGVVQQLRQRPEVDLLDDTDAERAQASLVVVDNVDDDVAALLHRLRHNTVTRTGLVVGTLGSGALQRVIECGVAAVLRRAEADQDRLVHLVLAIASGEGVLPGDLLGKLLSHVGSLQRSALDPRGLALSTLTTREADMLRLVSEGLDTAEIARKTAYSERTVKNVLHEITTRLQLRNRAHAVGYALRNGLI; this is encoded by the coding sequence ATGTCATCCGCCCCCTTAGGCGAGCCCGCCCCGGCCGGCTCCACGAACCGGGCCTCTCGCTCCGGTCGCCCGGACCGGGTCACCGTGGCCGTCTATGCCGCCGATCCGATCCTGCGCGCCGGCGTCGTCCAGCAGTTGCGCCAGCGCCCCGAGGTCGACCTGCTGGACGACACCGACGCGGAACGGGCCCAGGCGTCGCTGGTTGTCGTGGACAACGTCGACGACGACGTGGCCGCCCTGCTGCACCGGCTGCGGCACAACACCGTCACCCGCACGGGCCTCGTGGTCGGCACCCTCGGGTCCGGCGCGCTGCAACGCGTCATCGAGTGCGGCGTGGCGGCCGTGCTGCGGCGCGCCGAGGCCGACCAGGACAGACTCGTCCACCTGGTCCTGGCGATAGCCAGCGGCGAGGGAGTACTGCCCGGCGACCTGCTCGGCAAGCTGCTCAGCCACGTGGGCAGCCTCCAGCGCTCGGCGCTCGACCCGCGGGGTCTGGCCCTGTCCACGCTGACCACCCGCGAGGCGGACATGCTGCGCCTGGTGTCGGAGGGCCTGGACACCGCGGAGATCGCCCGCAAGACCGCGTACTCCGAACGGACCGTCAAGAACGTGCTGCACGAGATCACCACGCGGCTGCAACTGCGCAACCGGGCCCACGCGGTCGGCTACGCGCTGCGCAACGGGCTGATCTGA